The Lysinibacillus pakistanensis genome includes a window with the following:
- a CDS encoding type 1 glutamine amidotransferase family protein, with product MMNANVYLYVFDTMSDWEVGYLIAELNSGRYFKKELAPLRVITVGIDKNAVTTMGGLKIIPSISIDECILKNLDVFVLPGGNTWMESIHDPILKKVSTFLKEGIVVAAICGATVRLANEGLLDSRRHTSNHLEYLKMVCPNYSGEKNYEIKPAVTDGNLVTASGIAPLEFTMHVLKLLDVFAPETLQAWIKLYQTQEPKYFFDLMNSIE from the coding sequence ATGATGAATGCAAACGTATATTTATATGTATTTGATACAATGTCAGACTGGGAGGTAGGCTATTTAATTGCTGAACTAAATTCAGGAAGGTATTTTAAAAAGGAACTAGCACCTTTAAGGGTGATTACAGTAGGCATTGATAAAAATGCTGTTACGACAATGGGAGGATTGAAAATAATACCTAGCATTTCTATTGATGAGTGTATTTTAAAAAATTTAGATGTTTTTGTACTTCCAGGAGGAAATACTTGGATGGAATCGATACATGACCCCATCCTGAAAAAGGTATCTACATTTTTAAAGGAAGGAATTGTTGTTGCTGCAATTTGTGGTGCAACAGTGAGACTGGCAAATGAGGGGTTATTGGACTCTAGAAGACACACTAGCAATCATCTAGAGTATTTGAAAATGGTTTGTCCTAATTATAGTGGAGAAAAAAATTATGAAATAAAACCAGCTGTTACTGATGGTAATTTAGTTACTGCATCAGGAATAGCTCCTTTAGAATTTACCATGCATGTATTGAAATTGCTGGATGTATTTGCGCCCGAAACATTGCAAGCATGGATTAAGCTGTATCAGACACAAGAAC
- a CDS encoding PepSY domain-containing protein: MVMPSYNQRFSPQQAMQIAVQRVPGQIIHYGMDMENGTLVYEIFILTS; encoded by the coding sequence ATGGTAATGCCTTCATATAATCAGAGATTTTCCCCGCAACAAGCGATGCAAATTGCAGTTCAAAGAGTGCCAGGACAAATCATACATTATGGAATGGATATGGAAAACGGTACTTTAGTATATGAAATTTTTATTTTGACATCTTAA